One Caretta caretta isolate rCarCar2 chromosome 24, rCarCar1.hap1, whole genome shotgun sequence genomic region harbors:
- the LOC125625826 gene encoding sodium/potassium-transporting ATPase subunit alpha-2 isoform X2 yields the protein MTVVGREYSPAATTSENGGGKKKQKEKELDELKKEVNLDDHKLSLDELGRKYQVDLSRGLTNTRAAEILAQDGPNALTPPPTTPEWVKFCRQLFGGFSILLWIGAILCFLAYSIQAVMEDEPANDNLYLGMVLAAVVIVTGCFSYYQEAKSSKIMDSFKNMVPQQALVIREGEKIQINAENVVVGDLVEVKGGDRVPADLRIISSHGCKVDNSSLTGESEPQTRSPEFTHENPLETRNICFFSTNCVEGTARGIVISTGDRTVMGRIASLASGLEVGRTPIAMEIEHFIQLITGVAVFLGLSFFILSLILGYTWLEAVIFLIGIIVANVPEGLLATVTVCLTLTAKRMARKNCLVKNLEAVETLGSTSTICSDKTGTLTQNRMTVAHMWFDNQIHEADTTEDQSGATFDKRSPTWAALARIAGLCNRAVFKPGQENVSISKRDTAGDASESALLKCIQLSCGSVKKMRDKNPKVAEIPFNSTNKYQLSIHEREDNPEGYLLVMKGAPERILDRCSTILAQGQELPLDEEMRDAFQNAYLELGGLGERVLGFCHLHLPQDKFPRGFKFDADEINFPTTGLCFVGLMSMIDPPRAAVPDAVGKCRSAGIKVIMVTGDHPITAKAIAKGVGIISEGNETVEDIAARLNIPVGQVNPREAKACVVHGSDLKDMTGEQLDEILKNHTEIVFARTSPQQKLIIVEGCQRQGAIVAVTGDGVNDSPALKKADIGIAMGIAGSDVSKQAADMILLDDNFASIVTGVEEGRLIFDNLKKSIAYTLTSNIPEITPFLLFIIINIPLPLGTVTILCIDLGTDMVPAISLAYEAAESDIMKRQPRNPKTDKLVNERLISMAYGQIGMIQALGGFFTYFVILAENGFLPSTLLGIRLDWDDRSKNDLEDSYGQEWTYEQRKVVEFTCHTAFFASIVVVQWADLIICKTRRNSVFQQGMKNKILIFGLLEETALAAFLSYCPGMGVALRMYPLKVTWWFCAFPYSLLIFVYDEVRKLILRRYPGGWVEKETYY from the exons ATGACCGTG gTTGGGAGGGAGTATTCGCCGGCGGCAACCACCTCCGAGAATGGTGGTGGCAAGAAGAAGCAGAAGGAGAAGGAGTTGGATGAGCTGAAGAAGGAGGTGAACCTG GATGATCACAAGCTGTCTCTGGATGAACTGGGCAGGAAATACCAGGTGGATCTGTCCAGG GGTCTGACGAACACCCGCGCAGCCGAGATCCTGGCACAGGATGGCCCCAATGCCCTCACGCCCCCCCCGACCACCCCCGAGTGGGTCAAGTTCTGCCGGCAGCTCTTCGGGGGCTTCTCTATCCTGCTGTGGATCGGCGCCATCCTCTGCTTCCTGGCCTACAGCATCCAGGCCGTGATGGAGGATGAGCCAGCCAACGACAAC ctgtaCCTAGGCATGGTGCTAGCTGCTGTGGTCATAGTCACTGGCTGCTTCTCCTACTACCAGGAGGCCAAGAGCTCCAAGATTATGGATTCCTTCAAAAACATGGTACCACAG CAAGCCCTGGTGATCCGGGAGGGCGAGAAGATCCAGATCAACGCTGAGAACGTGGTGGTGGGAGACCTGGTGGAGGTGAAGGGGGGAGACCGGGTCCCTGCCGATCTGCGCATCATCTCCTCCCATGGCTGCAAG GTAGATAACTCCTCCCTGACGGGCGAGTCGGAGCCACAGACCCGCTCCCCCGAGTTCACCCACGAGAACCCCCTGGAGACCCGCAACATCTGCTTCTTCTCGACCAACTGTGTGGAAG GCACTGCCCGGGGCATCGTCATATCGACCGGGGACCGCACAGTGATGGGCCGCATTGCCTCGCTGGCTTCGGGGCTGGAGGTGGGCCGCACCCCCATCGCCATGGAGATCGAGCACTTCATCCAGCTCATCACTGGGGTGGCCGTCTTCCTGGGCCTCtccttcttcatcctctccctcaTCCTCGGCTACACCTGGCTGGAGGCCGTCATCTTCCTCATCGGCATCATCGTCGCCAACGTCCCGGAGGGGCTCCTGGCAACCGTCACG GTGTGTCTGACCCTCACCGCCAAGCGCATGGCGCGCAAGAACTGCCTGGTGAAGAACCTGGAGGCGGTGGAGACGCTGGGCTCCACCTCCACCATCTGCTCCGACAAGACGGGCACCCTCACCCAGAACCGCATGACGGTCGCCCACATGTGGTTCGACAACCAGATCCACGAGGCTGACACCACCGAGGACCAGTCTG GTGCGACCTTCGATAAGCGCTCGCCCACCTGGGCGGCCCTGGCCCGCATCGCTGGCCTGTGCAATCGAGCCGTCTTCAAGCCAGGCCAAGAGAACGTCTCCATCTCCAAG CGGGACACAGCGGGTGACGCCTCCGAGTCGGCCCTGCTCAAGTGCATCCAGCTCTCCTGCGGCTCCGTCAAGAAGATGCGGGACAAGAACCCCAAAGTGGCAGAGATTCCCTTCAACTCCACCAACAAGTACCAG CTCTCCATCCACGAGCGTGAGGACAACCCCGAGGGCTACTTGCTGGTGATGAAGGGCGCACCGGAGCGCATCCTGGACCGCTGCTCCACCATCCTGGCGCAGGGCCAGGAACTGCCCCTGGACGAGGAGATGAGAGACGCCTTCCAGAATGCCTACCTCGAGCTGGGCGGGCTGGGGGAGCGAGTGCTGG gcttctgccacctccacctaCCCCAAGACAAGTTTCCCCGGGGGTTCAAATTTGACGCAGATGAGATCAACTTCCCCACCACTGGCCTGTGCTTCGTGGGGCTCATGTCCATGATCGACCCGCCCCGGGCGGCTGTGCCTGACGCTGTGGGCAAGTGCCGGAGCGCAGGGATTAAG GTGATCATGGTGACCGGTGACCACCCCATCACCGCCAAGGCCATCGCCAAGGGTGTGGGCATCATCTCCGAGGGCAACGAGACGGTGGAGGACATTGCAGCCCGGCTCAACATCCCCGTTGGCCAAGTCAACCCTAG GGAAGCCAAGGCCTGTGTGGTGCACGGCTCTGACCTCAAGGACATGACTGGGGAGCAGCTGGATGAGATCCTCAAGAACCACACGGAGATTGTCTTTGCCCGCACCTCCCCCCAGCAGAAGCTCATCATCGTGGAGGGCTGCCAGAGACAG GGGGCCATCGTGGCCGTGACAGGGGATGGCGTGAACGACTCCCCCGCCCTGAAGAAGGCTGACATTGGCATCGCCATGGGCATCGCCGGCTCCGACGTCTCCAAGCAGGCAGCCGACATGATCCTGTTGGACGACAACTTCGCCTCCATCGTGACGGGGGTGGAGGAAG GCCGCCTGATCTTCGATAACCTCAAGAAATCCATTGCCTACACGCTGACCAGTAACATCCCCGAGATCACCCCCTTCCTGCTCTTCATCATCATCAATATCCCGCTGCCCCTGGGCACCGTCACCATCCTCTGCATCGACCTGGGCACTGATATG GTCCCCGCTATCTCCCTGGCCTATGAAGCCGCAGAAAGCGACATCATGAAGAGGCAGCCGCGGAACCCCAAGACGGACAAGCTGGTGAATGAGCGACTGATCAGCATGGCCTATGGGCAGATCG GTATGATCCAGGCCCTGGGTGGGTTTTTCACCTACTTTGTGATCTTGGCGGAGAACGGGTTCCTGCCGTCCACCCTGCTGGGCATCCGCCTGGATTGGGACGACCGCTCCAAAAATGACCTGGAGGACAGCTAcgggcaggagtgg ACCTATGAGCAGCGCAAGGTGGTGGAGTTCACCTGCCACACGGCCTTCTTCGCCAGCATCGTGGTGGTGCAGTGGGCCGACCTCATCATCTGCAAGACCCGGAGGAACTCCGTCTTCCAGCAGGGCATGAA gaacaaaattctgatttttggtCTCCTTGAAGAGACAGCCTTGGCCGCCTTCCTGTCCTACTGCCCCGGCATGGGAGTGGCGCTGCGGATGTACCCGCTCAA ggtCACCTGGTGGTTCTGCGCCTTCCCCTACAGCCTGCTGATCTTCGTGTACGATGAAGTGCGGAAGCTGATCCTTCGGCGTTATCCTGGCG gcTGGGTGGAGAAGGAGACGTATTACTGA
- the LOC125625826 gene encoding sodium/potassium-transporting ATPase subunit alpha-2 isoform X1 produces the protein MGKGVGREYSPAATTSENGGGKKKQKEKELDELKKEVNLDDHKLSLDELGRKYQVDLSRGLTNTRAAEILAQDGPNALTPPPTTPEWVKFCRQLFGGFSILLWIGAILCFLAYSIQAVMEDEPANDNLYLGMVLAAVVIVTGCFSYYQEAKSSKIMDSFKNMVPQQALVIREGEKIQINAENVVVGDLVEVKGGDRVPADLRIISSHGCKVDNSSLTGESEPQTRSPEFTHENPLETRNICFFSTNCVEGTARGIVISTGDRTVMGRIASLASGLEVGRTPIAMEIEHFIQLITGVAVFLGLSFFILSLILGYTWLEAVIFLIGIIVANVPEGLLATVTVCLTLTAKRMARKNCLVKNLEAVETLGSTSTICSDKTGTLTQNRMTVAHMWFDNQIHEADTTEDQSGATFDKRSPTWAALARIAGLCNRAVFKPGQENVSISKRDTAGDASESALLKCIQLSCGSVKKMRDKNPKVAEIPFNSTNKYQLSIHEREDNPEGYLLVMKGAPERILDRCSTILAQGQELPLDEEMRDAFQNAYLELGGLGERVLGFCHLHLPQDKFPRGFKFDADEINFPTTGLCFVGLMSMIDPPRAAVPDAVGKCRSAGIKVIMVTGDHPITAKAIAKGVGIISEGNETVEDIAARLNIPVGQVNPREAKACVVHGSDLKDMTGEQLDEILKNHTEIVFARTSPQQKLIIVEGCQRQGAIVAVTGDGVNDSPALKKADIGIAMGIAGSDVSKQAADMILLDDNFASIVTGVEEGRLIFDNLKKSIAYTLTSNIPEITPFLLFIIINIPLPLGTVTILCIDLGTDMVPAISLAYEAAESDIMKRQPRNPKTDKLVNERLISMAYGQIGMIQALGGFFTYFVILAENGFLPSTLLGIRLDWDDRSKNDLEDSYGQEWTYEQRKVVEFTCHTAFFASIVVVQWADLIICKTRRNSVFQQGMKNKILIFGLLEETALAAFLSYCPGMGVALRMYPLKVTWWFCAFPYSLLIFVYDEVRKLILRRYPGGWVEKETYY, from the exons gTTGGGAGGGAGTATTCGCCGGCGGCAACCACCTCCGAGAATGGTGGTGGCAAGAAGAAGCAGAAGGAGAAGGAGTTGGATGAGCTGAAGAAGGAGGTGAACCTG GATGATCACAAGCTGTCTCTGGATGAACTGGGCAGGAAATACCAGGTGGATCTGTCCAGG GGTCTGACGAACACCCGCGCAGCCGAGATCCTGGCACAGGATGGCCCCAATGCCCTCACGCCCCCCCCGACCACCCCCGAGTGGGTCAAGTTCTGCCGGCAGCTCTTCGGGGGCTTCTCTATCCTGCTGTGGATCGGCGCCATCCTCTGCTTCCTGGCCTACAGCATCCAGGCCGTGATGGAGGATGAGCCAGCCAACGACAAC ctgtaCCTAGGCATGGTGCTAGCTGCTGTGGTCATAGTCACTGGCTGCTTCTCCTACTACCAGGAGGCCAAGAGCTCCAAGATTATGGATTCCTTCAAAAACATGGTACCACAG CAAGCCCTGGTGATCCGGGAGGGCGAGAAGATCCAGATCAACGCTGAGAACGTGGTGGTGGGAGACCTGGTGGAGGTGAAGGGGGGAGACCGGGTCCCTGCCGATCTGCGCATCATCTCCTCCCATGGCTGCAAG GTAGATAACTCCTCCCTGACGGGCGAGTCGGAGCCACAGACCCGCTCCCCCGAGTTCACCCACGAGAACCCCCTGGAGACCCGCAACATCTGCTTCTTCTCGACCAACTGTGTGGAAG GCACTGCCCGGGGCATCGTCATATCGACCGGGGACCGCACAGTGATGGGCCGCATTGCCTCGCTGGCTTCGGGGCTGGAGGTGGGCCGCACCCCCATCGCCATGGAGATCGAGCACTTCATCCAGCTCATCACTGGGGTGGCCGTCTTCCTGGGCCTCtccttcttcatcctctccctcaTCCTCGGCTACACCTGGCTGGAGGCCGTCATCTTCCTCATCGGCATCATCGTCGCCAACGTCCCGGAGGGGCTCCTGGCAACCGTCACG GTGTGTCTGACCCTCACCGCCAAGCGCATGGCGCGCAAGAACTGCCTGGTGAAGAACCTGGAGGCGGTGGAGACGCTGGGCTCCACCTCCACCATCTGCTCCGACAAGACGGGCACCCTCACCCAGAACCGCATGACGGTCGCCCACATGTGGTTCGACAACCAGATCCACGAGGCTGACACCACCGAGGACCAGTCTG GTGCGACCTTCGATAAGCGCTCGCCCACCTGGGCGGCCCTGGCCCGCATCGCTGGCCTGTGCAATCGAGCCGTCTTCAAGCCAGGCCAAGAGAACGTCTCCATCTCCAAG CGGGACACAGCGGGTGACGCCTCCGAGTCGGCCCTGCTCAAGTGCATCCAGCTCTCCTGCGGCTCCGTCAAGAAGATGCGGGACAAGAACCCCAAAGTGGCAGAGATTCCCTTCAACTCCACCAACAAGTACCAG CTCTCCATCCACGAGCGTGAGGACAACCCCGAGGGCTACTTGCTGGTGATGAAGGGCGCACCGGAGCGCATCCTGGACCGCTGCTCCACCATCCTGGCGCAGGGCCAGGAACTGCCCCTGGACGAGGAGATGAGAGACGCCTTCCAGAATGCCTACCTCGAGCTGGGCGGGCTGGGGGAGCGAGTGCTGG gcttctgccacctccacctaCCCCAAGACAAGTTTCCCCGGGGGTTCAAATTTGACGCAGATGAGATCAACTTCCCCACCACTGGCCTGTGCTTCGTGGGGCTCATGTCCATGATCGACCCGCCCCGGGCGGCTGTGCCTGACGCTGTGGGCAAGTGCCGGAGCGCAGGGATTAAG GTGATCATGGTGACCGGTGACCACCCCATCACCGCCAAGGCCATCGCCAAGGGTGTGGGCATCATCTCCGAGGGCAACGAGACGGTGGAGGACATTGCAGCCCGGCTCAACATCCCCGTTGGCCAAGTCAACCCTAG GGAAGCCAAGGCCTGTGTGGTGCACGGCTCTGACCTCAAGGACATGACTGGGGAGCAGCTGGATGAGATCCTCAAGAACCACACGGAGATTGTCTTTGCCCGCACCTCCCCCCAGCAGAAGCTCATCATCGTGGAGGGCTGCCAGAGACAG GGGGCCATCGTGGCCGTGACAGGGGATGGCGTGAACGACTCCCCCGCCCTGAAGAAGGCTGACATTGGCATCGCCATGGGCATCGCCGGCTCCGACGTCTCCAAGCAGGCAGCCGACATGATCCTGTTGGACGACAACTTCGCCTCCATCGTGACGGGGGTGGAGGAAG GCCGCCTGATCTTCGATAACCTCAAGAAATCCATTGCCTACACGCTGACCAGTAACATCCCCGAGATCACCCCCTTCCTGCTCTTCATCATCATCAATATCCCGCTGCCCCTGGGCACCGTCACCATCCTCTGCATCGACCTGGGCACTGATATG GTCCCCGCTATCTCCCTGGCCTATGAAGCCGCAGAAAGCGACATCATGAAGAGGCAGCCGCGGAACCCCAAGACGGACAAGCTGGTGAATGAGCGACTGATCAGCATGGCCTATGGGCAGATCG GTATGATCCAGGCCCTGGGTGGGTTTTTCACCTACTTTGTGATCTTGGCGGAGAACGGGTTCCTGCCGTCCACCCTGCTGGGCATCCGCCTGGATTGGGACGACCGCTCCAAAAATGACCTGGAGGACAGCTAcgggcaggagtgg ACCTATGAGCAGCGCAAGGTGGTGGAGTTCACCTGCCACACGGCCTTCTTCGCCAGCATCGTGGTGGTGCAGTGGGCCGACCTCATCATCTGCAAGACCCGGAGGAACTCCGTCTTCCAGCAGGGCATGAA gaacaaaattctgatttttggtCTCCTTGAAGAGACAGCCTTGGCCGCCTTCCTGTCCTACTGCCCCGGCATGGGAGTGGCGCTGCGGATGTACCCGCTCAA ggtCACCTGGTGGTTCTGCGCCTTCCCCTACAGCCTGCTGATCTTCGTGTACGATGAAGTGCGGAAGCTGATCCTTCGGCGTTATCCTGGCG gcTGGGTGGAGAAGGAGACGTATTACTGA